One window of Podarcis raffonei isolate rPodRaf1 chromosome 15, rPodRaf1.pri, whole genome shotgun sequence genomic DNA carries:
- the TAGLN gene encoding transgelin produces MANKGPSFGLSRDVQAKIEKKYDDELEERLVEWVVLQCGADVGRPERGRLGFQVWLKNGIILGKLINSLSASKPVKIPDTPPSMVFKQMEQIAQFLKAAEDYGVVKTDIFQTVDLFEAKDMAAVQRTLMALGSLAVTKNDGQYRGDPSWFMKKAQENRRDFSDSQLKEGKNVIGLQMGSNQGASQAGMTGYGRPRQIIS; encoded by the exons GGACCTTCCTTTGGCCTGAGCAGAGACGTCCAGGCCAAGATTGAGAAGAAATACgatgatgaattggaagagcgaCTGGTGGAGTGGGTTGTGCTCCAGTGTGGGGCAGATGTGGGGCGCCCCGAACGTGGCAGGCTGGGCTTCCAGGTCTGGCTGAAGAATGGCATT ATCCTAGGCAAGTTGATCAACAGTCTTAGTGCTTCCAAGCCTGTGAAGATCCCCGATACTCCTCCTAGCATGGTCTTCAAGCAGATGGAGCAGATAGCCCAGTTCCTGAAGGCGGCAGAGGACTACGGCGTGGTGAAGACGGACATTTTCCAGACGGTCGATCTGTTTGAAG CGAAGGACATGGCCGCAGTTCAGAGGACGCTGATGGCCTTGGGCAGCCTTGCTGTGACTAAGAACGATGGACAGTATCGTGGAGACCCTTCCTGGTTCATGAA GAAAGCCCAGGAGAACCGGCGGGACTTCTCAGACAGTCAGCTGAAAGAGGGCAAGAACGTGATCGGTCTACAAATGGGCTCCAACCAGGGTGCCTCGCAGGCAGGCATGACAGGCTATGGCCGACCCCGACAGATCATCAGCTAA